From a region of the Streptomyces venezuelae genome:
- a CDS encoding glycosyltransferase family 39 protein, which translates to MPSDISVTTESRSRRVLVWLVPLLWSLGLGLWGLSRQDSVWRDEAATWQVAGRSAGEIWAMLGHVDAVHGLYYLLMHCLFEVFGASTATLRLPSVLAVSAAAACVALIGRRLAGFWAGLGGGLALGLLPAVQFYLQEGRPYALVAAGAGLSTLLLVSLLERGPGRRAWPRWAAYGITVLVCALLNWLSLLVLPAHAATLGWVRSGRRVWLRWAAYGSGAVAGALPLILFSRGQSDQVSWIPPLTWSMLIGPGILLVIGGLGAWADRSGRPDRGALSVAAVGLPLLAVPQLGLIGLSLVQPLFQDRYVLFSMVGLALLVGAALAAAVRACAPRFPRAAVLLVPGLAGVSVLALLPVELDKRAPASRIDDVLAVAGEVAGLKRDGDAVLFVPAARRDTALVSPGAFGGLADVALAASPAASATLKGEEADPARIRAALLGQRRVLLVTDAEEVAKPPSAERDKAKEAVLREHFAVVADRQVRGRRVTVYERRG; encoded by the coding sequence ATGCCTTCCGACATATCCGTCACGACCGAATCCCGAAGTCGGCGCGTTCTGGTGTGGCTGGTCCCCCTGCTGTGGTCTCTGGGGCTCGGTCTGTGGGGGCTCTCCCGCCAGGACAGCGTGTGGCGGGACGAGGCGGCGACCTGGCAGGTGGCCGGGCGGTCGGCGGGTGAGATATGGGCGATGCTCGGACACGTGGATGCCGTCCACGGGCTGTACTACCTGCTGATGCACTGCCTCTTCGAGGTCTTCGGGGCGAGTACGGCGACCTTGCGGCTGCCGTCGGTGCTGGCCGTGTCGGCCGCCGCCGCGTGTGTGGCGCTGATCGGGCGGCGCCTGGCCGGGTTCTGGGCGGGGCTCGGCGGCGGTCTGGCCCTCGGGCTGCTGCCGGCCGTCCAGTTCTACCTCCAGGAGGGCCGTCCGTACGCACTGGTCGCGGCGGGGGCCGGGCTGTCCACCCTGCTGCTGGTCTCGCTCCTGGAGCGCGGGCCCGGGCGGCGGGCCTGGCCGCGCTGGGCGGCGTACGGGATCACGGTGCTGGTGTGCGCCCTGCTGAACTGGCTGTCGCTGCTGGTCCTGCCCGCGCACGCGGCGACCCTGGGGTGGGTGCGGTCCGGGCGGCGGGTGTGGCTGCGCTGGGCGGCGTACGGCTCGGGTGCGGTCGCGGGGGCGCTGCCGCTGATCCTGTTCAGCCGCGGCCAGTCCGACCAGGTGTCCTGGATACCGCCGCTGACCTGGTCCATGCTGATCGGGCCGGGGATCCTCCTGGTGATCGGCGGGCTGGGTGCGTGGGCGGACCGGTCCGGACGGCCGGACCGCGGGGCGCTCTCGGTGGCGGCGGTCGGCCTGCCACTGCTGGCGGTGCCTCAGCTCGGGCTGATCGGGCTGTCCCTGGTGCAGCCGCTGTTCCAGGACCGGTACGTGCTGTTCAGCATGGTGGGGCTGGCGCTGCTGGTCGGCGCCGCCCTGGCCGCCGCCGTACGGGCCTGCGCGCCCCGCTTCCCGAGGGCGGCGGTCCTGCTGGTGCCGGGCCTGGCCGGGGTGTCGGTGCTCGCCCTGCTGCCGGTGGAACTGGACAAGCGGGCCCCGGCCAGCCGCATAGACGACGTGCTCGCGGTGGCCGGCGAGGTGGCCGGGCTGAAGCGGGACGGGGACGCGGTGCTGTTCGTCCCGGCCGCGCGACGGGACACGGCGCTGGTCTCGCCCGGCGCCTTCGGGGGCCTGGCCGATGTGGCGCTGGCGGCGTCCCCGGCGGCCTCGGCCACCTTGAAGGGCGAGGAGGCGGACCCCGCGCGGATCCGGGCGGCGCTGCTCGGGCAGCGGCGGGTGCTGCTGGTGACGGACGCGGAGGAGGTGGCGAAGCCGCCGTCGGCCGAGCGGGACAAGGCGAAGGAGGCGGTCCTGCGGGAGCACTTCGCGGTGGTGGCGGACCGGCAGGTGCGGGGGCGCCGGGTGACGGTCTACGAGCGGCGCGGATAG
- a CDS encoding trypsin-like serine peptidase has product MIHSTLPRTARRTRARRASRILLALSAMAALIGVDLPDAAAGPPLGVTAWALPGATADRVGALFAGGRDGGHHCTAAVVHSEDGDVIATAAHCLESPSTTVFAPGYRDGKAPYGFWKITGAYLTPGWTEGQDPDDDIAFATVAPVDGGRTGSVEKAVGGFPVAAEQPDDPTVTVIGYPRTLEAPVRCANTTELLSVTQRRIDCPDLTGGTSGSPWLVNGALAGVLGGYEGGGNVPEISYSAVLGDRAVELYRQARS; this is encoded by the coding sequence ATGATCCACTCCACGCTCCCCCGAACGGCCCGGCGCACCCGTGCGCGGCGGGCGTCCCGGATCCTGCTCGCACTGTCCGCGATGGCCGCGCTGATCGGCGTGGACCTGCCCGACGCGGCCGCCGGGCCGCCGCTCGGCGTGACCGCGTGGGCGCTGCCCGGCGCGACCGCCGACCGGGTGGGCGCGCTCTTCGCGGGCGGGCGGGACGGCGGGCACCACTGCACCGCCGCCGTGGTGCACAGCGAGGACGGCGATGTGATCGCGACCGCCGCGCACTGCCTGGAGAGCCCGTCCACGACGGTCTTCGCACCGGGCTACCGCGATGGCAAGGCCCCGTACGGATTCTGGAAGATCACCGGAGCCTACCTGACACCGGGCTGGACCGAGGGCCAGGACCCGGACGACGACATCGCCTTCGCGACGGTGGCTCCGGTGGACGGCGGGCGGACCGGATCCGTGGAGAAGGCCGTGGGCGGTTTCCCGGTCGCCGCCGAGCAGCCGGACGATCCCACGGTGACGGTCATCGGCTACCCGCGGACCCTGGAGGCCCCGGTCCGCTGCGCGAACACCACCGAGCTGCTCTCCGTGACCCAGCGCCGGATCGACTGCCCGGACCTGACCGGCGGCACCAGCGGGAGCCCGTGGCTGGTGAACGGGGCGCTGGCCGGGGTGCTCGGCGGCTACGAGGGCGGCGGGAACGTACCGGAGATCTCGTACAGCGCGGTGCTGGGCGACCGGGCGGTGGAGCTGTACCGGCAAGCACGGTCCTGA
- a CDS encoding cytochrome P450 — protein sequence MTAAHNVPDILSQEFAENPYPTYRALRESPELVWHEATQSYLVARYEDVARVFKDKQSQFTTDNYAWQAEPVHGKTLLQMSGREHATRRALVAPAFRGHELREKVVPLIERNARELIDAFRGTGAVDLVSGFASRFPITVIADMFGLDRSGHKHIGGWYRAFVAFTGNLSGDPECAAAGSRAQAEFAAYMLPVIRERRSRLGDDLLSALCTAEVDGVSMSDEDIKAFCSLLLTAGAETTDKAVAALFANLLADPRQLDAVRQDRGLIDRAFAETLRYSPPVHMIMRQAGTDVSMSAGTIPAGATVTCLIGAANRDPERYADPDRFDILRDDLTATTAFSAAADHLAFALGRHFCVGALLAKAEVEIATNQLLDAMPDLRPADGYDPAGQGVFTRGPKSVRVEFTPTVG from the coding sequence ATGACCGCCGCGCACAACGTCCCGGACATCCTGTCGCAGGAGTTCGCCGAGAACCCGTACCCGACGTACCGCGCCCTGCGCGAGAGCCCGGAGCTCGTGTGGCACGAGGCGACGCAGAGCTACCTCGTCGCGCGCTACGAGGACGTGGCGCGGGTGTTCAAGGACAAACAGTCGCAGTTCACCACGGACAACTACGCCTGGCAGGCGGAGCCCGTGCACGGGAAGACCCTGCTCCAGATGAGCGGCCGCGAGCACGCCACCCGGCGCGCCCTGGTGGCCCCCGCGTTCCGCGGCCACGAGCTCCGGGAGAAGGTCGTACCGCTCATCGAACGCAACGCCCGCGAGCTGATCGACGCCTTCCGCGGGACCGGGGCCGTCGACCTCGTCAGCGGCTTCGCCTCCCGCTTCCCCATCACGGTCATCGCCGACATGTTCGGGCTGGACCGGTCCGGCCACAAGCACATCGGCGGCTGGTACCGGGCCTTCGTGGCGTTCACCGGCAACCTGTCCGGCGACCCCGAGTGCGCCGCGGCCGGCAGCCGCGCCCAGGCCGAGTTCGCCGCGTACATGTTGCCGGTCATCCGGGAACGGCGGAGCCGCCTCGGCGACGACCTGCTCTCCGCTCTCTGCACCGCCGAGGTCGACGGCGTGAGCATGAGCGACGAGGACATCAAAGCCTTCTGCAGCCTGCTCCTGACCGCGGGCGCCGAGACCACGGACAAGGCCGTCGCCGCCCTCTTCGCGAACCTCCTGGCCGACCCACGACAGCTCGATGCCGTCCGTCAGGACCGCGGACTCATCGACCGGGCCTTCGCGGAGACCCTGCGCTACAGCCCACCGGTCCACATGATCATGCGTCAGGCCGGCACCGACGTTTCGATGAGCGCGGGCACCATCCCCGCCGGAGCCACCGTCACCTGCCTGATCGGAGCGGCCAATCGCGATCCGGAACGGTATGCCGACCCGGACCGGTTCGACATCCTCCGCGACGACCTGACGGCGACGACCGCCTTCTCGGCGGCCGCGGACCACCTGGCGTTCGCCCTCGGACGGCACTTCTGCGTGGGAGCGCTGCTGGCCAAGGCGGAGGTGGAGATCGCCACGAACCAGCTCCTCGACGCGATGCCGGACCTGCGCCCGGCCGACGGGTACGACCCGGCCGGGCAAGGGGTCTTCACCCGCGGACCGAAGTCCGTGCGCGTGGAGTTCACGCCGACCGTGGGCTGA
- a CDS encoding acyltransferase family protein produces the protein MSETGGQGRAAAGAAPGGRLAVLDGIRVLAALGVLFYHYFALESAWGKAPAEVFPHAHRLAVYGWLGVEIFFLVSGFVICMSAWGRGVGDFAVSRISRLFPAYWAAVAFTSLVLFLSPEVRALGRFSDVMVNLSMLQGGVGVANIDDAYWTLFVELKFYVLFAIVVMRGVTYRNCVLFCAVWTLAGVVAPGADSGVLSFFASSSSSPYFIAGIGFYLMRRFRPNAVLWGVVGVQFLLAQHYVHARMISSLGRAATERTPAWPAHLVIALGFALMAAIALGALDGVRWRWLPHAGALTYPLYLIHMMAGLTLIHHFRGEAAPVPLVIGVTATMLALAWLIHRLVERPLGRRLRDVLRRGVRDIRVDTSRGPSIELLPAQPSAPDAERIPAGHRSR, from the coding sequence GTGTCCGAGACGGGTGGCCAGGGCCGTGCAGCGGCCGGAGCGGCTCCCGGTGGGCGCCTGGCGGTCCTCGACGGGATCAGGGTCCTCGCCGCGCTCGGCGTGCTCTTCTACCACTACTTCGCCCTTGAGAGCGCCTGGGGGAAGGCGCCCGCTGAGGTCTTCCCGCACGCCCACCGGCTCGCCGTCTACGGCTGGCTCGGCGTCGAGATATTCTTCCTGGTCAGCGGGTTCGTGATCTGTATGAGCGCCTGGGGCCGCGGCGTGGGCGACTTCGCGGTGTCCCGGATCTCCCGGCTCTTCCCCGCCTACTGGGCGGCCGTGGCCTTCACCTCCCTCGTGCTGTTCCTCTCGCCCGAGGTCAGGGCGCTCGGGCGGTTCAGCGACGTCATGGTGAACCTGTCGATGCTCCAAGGCGGCGTCGGGGTCGCGAACATCGACGACGCCTACTGGACGCTCTTCGTCGAGCTCAAGTTCTACGTCCTCTTCGCGATCGTGGTCATGCGCGGCGTGACCTACCGCAACTGCGTCCTGTTCTGCGCGGTATGGACGCTGGCCGGCGTCGTGGCCCCCGGCGCGGACAGCGGCGTGCTGTCCTTCTTCGCGTCCTCGTCCTCGTCCCCCTACTTCATCGCAGGCATCGGCTTCTACCTGATGCGCCGCTTCCGGCCGAACGCCGTCCTGTGGGGCGTCGTAGGCGTCCAGTTCCTGCTCGCGCAGCACTACGTGCACGCCCGCATGATCTCCAGCCTGGGGCGGGCGGCCACCGAACGGACGCCCGCCTGGCCCGCCCATCTGGTCATCGCGCTCGGCTTCGCCCTGATGGCGGCCATCGCGCTCGGCGCCCTCGACGGCGTCCGCTGGCGCTGGCTCCCGCACGCCGGAGCGCTCACCTATCCGCTCTACCTGATCCACATGATGGCCGGTCTCACCCTCATCCATCACTTCCGCGGCGAGGCGGCTCCCGTACCGCTGGTCATCGGGGTGACCGCCACGATGCTGGCGCTCGCCTGGCTGATCCACCGGCTCGTGGAACGCCCGCTCGGCCGACGGCTGCGCGACGTACTGCGCCGCGGGGTGCGCGACATCCGGGTGGACACCTCCCGCGGCCCGTCGATCGAACTGCTCCCCGCACAGCCCTCCGCCCCCGACGCGGAACGCATCCCGGCCGGGCACCGGTCCCGATGA
- a CDS encoding NUDIX hydrolase, giving the protein MTTPDFIRRIRAAAGHQLLLLPGVTAIVFDDLGRVLLGRRSDTGQWAVVGGIAEPGEQPAETAVREVYEETAVRCVVERVVLVQMTEPMTYPNGDICQFQDITFRCRATGGEARANDHESLEVAWFEVDALPPLDPFGLDRIQRALRDEPTWFEAPGALD; this is encoded by the coding sequence ATGACCACACCCGATTTCATCCGCCGGATCCGAGCCGCCGCCGGGCACCAGCTGCTCCTGCTGCCCGGAGTCACGGCCATCGTCTTCGACGACCTCGGCCGGGTGCTGCTCGGCCGGCGCTCCGACACCGGGCAGTGGGCGGTCGTCGGCGGAATCGCCGAGCCCGGCGAGCAGCCCGCCGAGACCGCGGTCCGCGAGGTGTACGAGGAGACGGCGGTGCGCTGCGTCGTCGAGCGCGTGGTCCTGGTCCAGATGACGGAGCCGATGACCTACCCGAACGGGGACATCTGCCAGTTCCAGGACATCACCTTCCGCTGCCGCGCGACGGGCGGCGAGGCACGGGCCAACGACCACGAGTCCCTCGAAGTGGCCTGGTTCGAGGTGGACGCCCTGCCTCCGCTGGATCCCTTCGGCCTGGACCGGATCCAGCGGGCCCTGCGCGACGAGCCGACCTGGTTCGAGGCTCCCGGCGCTCTCGACTGA
- the lnt gene encoding apolipoprotein N-acyltransferase produces MSSSVTRTTGNEPSQSADGPPAKAAASPAAARSDAHRKGLWLLRALLAALSGVLLYLSFPPRPLWWLAPFALALLAGCLHGRRARAGFGLGLLAGLGYLLPLLVWTGEEVGPVPWLALSTLEAVFIGLTGLGIALVSRLRAWPLFAAAVWVAGEALRARAPFGGFPWGKLAFGQADGVFTPLAALGGTPLLSFGVALCGFGLYEALRTARRHPGRTTAALTALTVVAPIGVGLAARPLVSDTAEDGTAVVAVIQGNVPRLGLDFNSQRRAVLDNHAKRTLQLAEDVRAGRAPKPDFVVWPENSSDLDPYAEPDAHAVIDQAVKAIGVPVAIGAVVAPETGPLRNTMILWDPVKGPTATYDKRKIQPFGERIPMRSVVRLFSSDVDRVRRDFGPGKDPGVFDMAGTGVGMVTCFEAAFDDAVRSTVQDGAQVIAVPSNNATFGRTQMTYQQLAMDRIRAVEHSRTVLVPVTSGVSAVIRPDGKVVSQTKMFTADALVAEVPLRSGRTPATVVGPLPEYALLLLAAGGLGWILNRRIRSRRAA; encoded by the coding sequence ATGAGCAGCAGTGTCACCCGCACGACCGGGAACGAGCCCTCGCAGTCCGCCGACGGGCCCCCGGCGAAGGCGGCCGCATCCCCTGCGGCCGCCCGGTCCGACGCGCACCGGAAGGGGCTGTGGCTGCTGCGCGCCCTGCTCGCCGCCCTCTCGGGCGTGCTGCTCTACCTGAGCTTCCCGCCCCGCCCGCTCTGGTGGCTGGCCCCCTTCGCCCTCGCCCTGCTCGCCGGCTGCCTCCACGGCCGCCGCGCGCGGGCCGGCTTCGGCCTGGGGCTCCTCGCCGGACTCGGCTACCTGCTGCCGCTCCTCGTCTGGACCGGTGAGGAGGTCGGCCCGGTGCCCTGGCTGGCGCTGAGCACCCTCGAAGCCGTCTTCATCGGCCTCACCGGCCTCGGCATCGCCCTGGTCAGCCGGCTCCGGGCCTGGCCGCTGTTCGCCGCCGCCGTATGGGTAGCGGGCGAGGCCCTGCGCGCCCGGGCCCCCTTCGGCGGCTTCCCCTGGGGCAAGCTCGCCTTCGGACAGGCCGACGGCGTCTTCACCCCGCTCGCCGCTCTCGGCGGCACCCCGCTGCTCTCCTTCGGCGTCGCCCTCTGCGGATTCGGCCTCTACGAGGCCCTGCGCACCGCCCGCCGCCACCCCGGCCGCACCACCGCCGCGCTGACCGCGCTCACCGTCGTCGCCCCGATCGGCGTGGGCCTCGCCGCCCGCCCGCTGGTCTCCGACACGGCCGAGGACGGCACCGCCGTCGTCGCCGTGATCCAGGGCAACGTGCCCCGCCTCGGCCTCGACTTCAACTCACAGCGCCGGGCCGTCCTCGACAACCACGCCAAGCGCACCCTCCAGCTCGCCGAGGACGTCAGGGCCGGCCGCGCCCCGAAGCCCGACTTCGTCGTCTGGCCGGAGAACTCCTCCGACCTCGACCCGTACGCCGAGCCCGACGCCCACGCCGTCATCGACCAGGCCGTCAAGGCCATCGGCGTGCCCGTCGCCATCGGAGCGGTGGTGGCCCCCGAGACCGGCCCGCTGCGCAACACGATGATCCTGTGGGACCCGGTCAAGGGCCCCACCGCGACCTACGACAAGCGCAAGATCCAGCCCTTCGGCGAGCGCATCCCGATGCGTTCCGTCGTCCGCCTCTTCAGCTCCGACGTGGACCGGGTACGCCGTGACTTCGGACCCGGCAAGGACCCCGGCGTCTTCGACATGGCCGGCACCGGCGTCGGCATGGTCACCTGCTTCGAGGCCGCCTTCGACGACGCCGTGCGCTCCACCGTCCAGGACGGGGCCCAGGTGATCGCCGTCCCGAGCAACAACGCCACCTTCGGCCGGACCCAGATGACCTACCAGCAGCTCGCCATGGACCGGATCCGTGCCGTCGAGCACAGCCGGACCGTCCTCGTCCCGGTCACCAGCGGGGTCAGCGCCGTCATCCGCCCCGACGGGAAGGTCGTCTCGCAGACGAAGATGTTCACCGCGGACGCGCTGGTCGCCGAGGTCCCGCTGCGTTCCGGCCGCACCCCGGCCACGGTCGTCGGCCCGCTTCCGGAGTACGCGCTGCTCCTGCTGGCTGCGGGCGGCCTCGGGTGGATCCTGAACCGCCGGATCCGTTCGCGCCGCGCCGCCTGA
- a CDS encoding ADP-ribosylglycohydrolase family protein encodes MTTRLDRAVGAVVGSAAGDALGAPYEFGAAGELSARGAEMAGGGGWDPGEATDDTQMAVLVAESLLECGGLELPDIFGRFQRWAAGQPKDIGLQTEDVLTNGEPWDLAAALHFQVNARAAGNGSLMRAATSAVYFAPAGQEGTMDAARRIAALTHGDRAAWEGTAILHELVRVALEGADPLAALPATLAEVHPAHRERYGRVLAPDWHPGLATEFNGAVWPCLGSAVWALRTTSGFAQAVRAAVDLGGDTDTVAAVTGILAGARYGQGAVPERWTAALHVPLPGFGDRVLDAGDLRALAQRLAAAGSR; translated from the coding sequence ATGACGACCCGACTGGACCGGGCCGTGGGCGCCGTCGTCGGCTCGGCCGCGGGCGACGCGCTGGGCGCGCCCTACGAGTTCGGGGCGGCGGGCGAACTGTCCGCACGCGGCGCGGAGATGGCCGGGGGCGGCGGCTGGGATCCCGGCGAGGCGACGGACGACACGCAGATGGCCGTCCTGGTCGCGGAGTCCCTGCTGGAGTGCGGTGGTCTCGAACTCCCCGACATCTTCGGCCGGTTCCAGCGCTGGGCGGCGGGTCAGCCGAAGGACATCGGGCTGCAGACCGAGGACGTGCTGACCAACGGCGAGCCCTGGGACCTCGCCGCCGCCCTGCACTTCCAGGTCAACGCGCGGGCCGCGGGCAACGGTTCCCTGATGCGGGCCGCCACCTCCGCGGTCTACTTCGCTCCCGCGGGGCAGGAGGGGACCATGGACGCCGCCCGGCGGATCGCGGCCCTGACGCACGGCGACCGGGCGGCCTGGGAGGGGACCGCGATCCTGCACGAGCTCGTGCGCGTCGCCCTGGAAGGGGCCGACCCGCTGGCCGCCCTCCCCGCGACGCTCGCCGAGGTGCATCCGGCCCACCGCGAGCGGTACGGTCGCGTGCTCGCCCCCGACTGGCATCCGGGGCTGGCCACCGAGTTCAACGGGGCGGTGTGGCCCTGCCTGGGCTCGGCCGTGTGGGCGCTGCGCACCACGAGCGGCTTCGCGCAGGCGGTCCGGGCGGCCGTGGACCTGGGCGGGGACACCGACACGGTGGCCGCGGTGACGGGGATCCTGGCGGGGGCCCGCTACGGCCAGGGGGCGGTCCCGGAGCGCTGGACGGCGGCCCTGCACGTGCCGCTGCCCGGTTTCGGGGACCGGGTCCTGGACGCGGGCGACCTGCGCGCGCTGGCTCAGCGGCTCGCGGCGGCCGGCTCCCGCTGA
- a CDS encoding glutamate racemase, producing MKIALMDSGIGLLAAAAAVRRLRPDADLVVSSDPDGMPWGPRTPADLAGRALAVARAAAAHRPAALIVACNTATVHALDAVRAELEPAIPVIGTVPAIKPAAAAGGRLAIWATPATTGSAYQRGLIRDFATGARVTEVPCPGLADAVEAADDAAVAAAIAAAAALTPADVTDVVLGCTHYELVEGPIRAALAARTRGAELVYHGSAEPVAFQALRRVGLRPEPGLPRTGGLTVLRSGREGTLPAAALAYAEGRLLAGQGAPVG from the coding sequence GTGAAGATCGCGCTCATGGACTCCGGAATCGGCCTCCTCGCGGCGGCCGCCGCCGTGCGACGGCTGCGGCCGGACGCGGATCTGGTCGTCTCCTCCGACCCCGACGGGATGCCCTGGGGTCCCCGGACCCCCGCCGACCTCGCCGGGCGGGCGCTCGCCGTCGCCCGGGCCGCCGCCGCGCACCGGCCGGCCGCGCTGATCGTCGCCTGCAACACCGCGACCGTGCACGCCCTCGACGCCGTGCGGGCGGAACTGGAACCGGCCATCCCGGTCATCGGTACCGTGCCGGCGATCAAACCCGCCGCGGCGGCCGGCGGCCGGCTGGCCATCTGGGCCACCCCCGCCACCACCGGCAGCGCCTACCAGCGCGGGCTGATCCGTGACTTCGCCACCGGGGCCCGCGTCACCGAAGTGCCCTGCCCCGGACTCGCCGACGCGGTGGAGGCGGCCGACGACGCCGCCGTGGCGGCCGCCATCGCCGCGGCCGCCGCGCTGACTCCGGCCGACGTCACCGACGTCGTGCTCGGCTGCACGCACTACGAACTGGTCGAGGGCCCCATCCGGGCCGCCCTCGCCGCGCGGACCCGGGGTGCGGAGCTGGTCTACCACGGCTCCGCCGAGCCCGTCGCGTTCCAGGCGCTGCGCCGCGTGGGCCTGCGGCCCGAGCCCGGCCTGCCGCGCACGGGCGGGCTGACCGTGCTGCGCAGCGGGCGCGAGGGCACCCTGCCAGCCGCCGCGCTCGCGTACGCCGAGGGCCGGCTGCTCGCGGGCCAGGGCGCACCCGTCGGCTGA
- a CDS encoding glycosyltransferase: protein MGLLTAACAAYASLAAWLWLTFAQGMFWRTDVRLPPRTAPARWPSVAIVVPARDEAEVLPRSLPSLIAQDYPGEAEVILVDDGSTDGTGELACRLAAGQPGLPLTVASPGDPAPGWTGKLWALRHGIGIARTAHATEPDFLLLTDADIAHEPDSLRELVAAATSADLDLVSQMARLRVVGLWERLVVPAFVYFFAQLYPFRRINRPSARTAAAAGGCVLLRTTAAVRAGVPDSIRQAVIDDVSLARAVQRSGGRIWLGLAERVDSVRPYPALADLWRMVSRSAYAQLRHQPVLLAGTAAGLALVYLVPPAALLTGIAADRPDIAWAGGLAWLLMAGTYLPMLRYYRQPAALAPLLPFTALLYLLMTVDSAVQHYRGRGASWKGRTYARPSDA, encoded by the coding sequence ATGGGCCTCCTCACCGCCGCCTGCGCGGCCTACGCCTCCCTCGCCGCCTGGCTCTGGCTCACCTTCGCCCAGGGCATGTTCTGGCGGACCGACGTCCGCCTCCCGCCGCGCACGGCCCCCGCCCGCTGGCCGTCCGTCGCGATCGTCGTCCCGGCCCGGGACGAGGCCGAGGTGCTGCCGCGGAGCCTGCCCTCGCTGATCGCGCAGGACTATCCCGGCGAGGCCGAGGTGATCCTCGTCGACGACGGCAGCACCGACGGCACGGGCGAGCTCGCGTGCCGGCTCGCGGCCGGGCAACCCGGGCTCCCGCTCACCGTCGCCTCCCCCGGCGACCCCGCACCCGGGTGGACCGGCAAGCTCTGGGCACTGCGGCACGGCATCGGGATCGCCCGCACCGCGCACGCGACCGAGCCCGACTTCCTCCTCCTCACCGACGCCGACATCGCGCACGAACCCGACAGTCTGCGCGAATTGGTCGCCGCCGCCACCTCCGCGGACCTCGACCTCGTCTCCCAGATGGCCCGCCTGCGGGTGGTCGGCCTGTGGGAGCGGCTCGTCGTACCGGCCTTCGTGTACTTCTTCGCCCAGCTCTACCCGTTCCGCCGGATCAACCGCCCCTCCGCCCGGACGGCCGCGGCCGCCGGCGGCTGCGTACTGCTGCGCACCACGGCCGCCGTGCGGGCCGGGGTCCCCGACTCCATCCGCCAGGCGGTCATCGACGACGTGTCCCTCGCCCGCGCGGTACAGCGCTCCGGCGGCCGGATCTGGCTGGGGCTCGCGGAGCGGGTGGACAGCGTGCGCCCGTACCCCGCGCTCGCGGACCTGTGGCGGATGGTCTCGCGCAGCGCCTACGCACAACTGCGCCACCAGCCCGTCCTGCTGGCCGGGACCGCCGCCGGACTGGCGCTCGTCTACCTCGTGCCGCCGGCCGCCCTGCTGACGGGCATCGCGGCCGACCGCCCGGACATCGCCTGGGCGGGCGGCCTGGCCTGGCTCCTGATGGCGGGCACCTACCTGCCGATGCTCCGGTACTACCGCCAGCCCGCCGCGCTCGCGCCGCTGCTTCCGTTCACCGCGCTGCTGTACCTCCTGATGACCGTCGACTCGGCCGTGCAGCACTACCGCGGCCGCGGGGCGTCCTGGAAGGGCCGGACCTATGCCCGCCCCAGTGACGCCTGA
- a CDS encoding DUF6643 family protein has translation MTSPRSTYGGGYYSAPSFPDTPIYDSLVAERGTPQIAPIRVPAAYESPSAGYSSGGYLPALASSMPALPPAQPQQQQTSGYGYPYQQQSAPQPMPLQQAPAPYIPQQQPMAARGGYMPQPQPQQPRPVAMATGYEAMRPAAPRPVQVPAPVPAASYEDPYGRPYQGRGY, from the coding sequence ATGACCTCCCCCCGCTCCACTTATGGCGGCGGTTACTACTCCGCGCCCTCCTTCCCGGACACCCCCATCTACGACTCCCTCGTCGCCGAACGCGGCACTCCGCAGATCGCCCCGATCCGCGTCCCGGCCGCCTATGAGTCCCCGAGTGCCGGATACTCGAGCGGCGGGTACCTGCCGGCTCTCGCGTCGTCGATGCCGGCGCTGCCGCCGGCCCAGCCCCAGCAACAACAGACCTCGGGATACGGATACCCGTACCAGCAGCAGTCGGCCCCGCAGCCGATGCCGCTGCAGCAGGCGCCGGCCCCGTACATCCCGCAGCAGCAGCCGATGGCGGCCCGCGGCGGGTACATGCCGCAGCCCCAGCCGCAGCAGCCCCGCCCGGTCGCCATGGCCACCGGGTACGAGGCGATGCGCCCGGCCGCGCCGCGTCCGGTCCAGGTGCCCGCACCGGTGCCGGCCGCCTCGTACGAGGACCCGTACGGCCGCCCCTACCAGGGGCGCGGC